The Streptomyces sp. NBC_00659 genomic interval CTGGAGGAGAACCGGCTGACGGTGCTGGAGACCCTGTACGACGCCAGCCTGCGCTGCGCCCAGCACGGCGAGATCACCGGCGAGCTGGAGAAACTGACGTCCGACCATCCGCTGCGCGAGCGGTTCTACGACCTGCTGATGATCGCCCTGTACCGCGGCGGCCGCCAGGCCGAGGCCCTGGGCGTCTACGAGCGTGCCCGCCGCCGTCTGGTGGAGTCCCTCGGCATCGAACCGGGTCCCGTCCTGCGCGGCCGTCTGGAGGCGATCCTCAACCACTCCCCCGACCTGTCCGCCCCCACGGGCCCGGGCTTTCCGGCCGGGCCGACGACGCCGGCCGACACGCTGGAACTCGGCAGTGAGATCGTCCGCCTGCAGCAGCACATCGACGAACTGTGCCGCCGGCAGGAGGCGTTGGTACGCCGTTTCGACGCGTTGACGGCCCGCCTCCCGGAGACGGGGTGAGCGCTCTCGGCCCGCGTCGTGTTCGAGCCGTCCTCCAGGTACGTCGGCGACGCTCGGACGGTCGACGGGGGGCTCGTACTGTCGCCGGGCGACGATCCGCGCCGCCGTCGTGACACCTGGAGGACAACTGTGAGGGACAGCCGATGAGACGGGTTGTGATCACCGGAATCGGAGTGGTCGCCCCGGGTGGAGTGGGCACCAAGGAGTTCTGGTCGGTGCTCACCGCGGGCCGCACCGCCACCCGTGGCATCACCCTGTTCGACCCTGCCCAGTTCCGTTCGCGCATCGCCGCGGAGGTGGACTTCGACGCCGACGCGCACGGGTTCACCGCGGCCGAGGCCCAACGGCTCGACCGTGCGGCGCAGTTCGCGCTGGTCAGTGCCCGCGAGGCGGTGGCCGACAGCGGACTGGACGGGCAGCTCGACCCGCTGCGCACCGGGGTCACGCTCGGCAGCGCCGTCGGCTGCACCACCGGCCTCGACGTCGAGTACGCGAAGGTCAGCGAGGGCGGCGCCCACTGGCTGGTCGACCACACACGCGCCGTTCCGCATCTGTTCGACTACTTCGTGCCCAGCTCGCTGGCCGCCGAGGTCGCCCGCAGCGTCGGCGCCCAGGGCCCGGTGTCGCTGGTGTCCACGGGCTGCACCTCGGGCCTGGACTCCGTCGGGCACGCGGTCGAGCTGATCCGCGAGGGCAGCACCGACGTCATGGTCACGGGCGCGACCGAGGCGCCGATCTCCCCGATCACCCTGGCCTGCTTCGACGCGATCAAGGCCACCACGTCCCGCAACGACGAGCCGCAGACCGCCTCGCGGCCCTTCGACCGCACCCGCAACGGGTTCGTGCTCGGCGAGGGTTCGGCCGTCCTGGTCGTCGAGGAGCTTCAGCACGCCCGCCGCCGCGGCGCGCATGTGTACGCCGAGATCGCGGGCTTCGCCAGCCGCAGCAACGCCTACCACATGACCGGCCTGCGCTCGGACGGCAGGGAGATGGCGGAGGCCATCACCGCCGCCCTGGACGAGGCCCGGCTCGCCCCCGGCGACGTCGACTACATCAACGCCCACGGCTCGGGCACCAAGCAGAACGACCGGCACGAGACGACCGCGTTCAAGCGCGGTCTCGGCTCCCGGGCGTACGAGGTGCCCATCAGCTCCATCAAGTCGATGATCGGCCACTCGCTCGGCGCGATCGGCGCCCTCGAGGTGGCCGCCAGCGCCCTGGCCATCGAGCACGGCACCGTGCCGCCCACGGCCAATCTGCACGAACCCGACCCCGCCTGCGACC includes:
- a CDS encoding beta-ketoacyl-[acyl-carrier-protein] synthase family protein, with the protein product MRRVVITGIGVVAPGGVGTKEFWSVLTAGRTATRGITLFDPAQFRSRIAAEVDFDADAHGFTAAEAQRLDRAAQFALVSAREAVADSGLDGQLDPLRTGVTLGSAVGCTTGLDVEYAKVSEGGAHWLVDHTRAVPHLFDYFVPSSLAAEVARSVGAQGPVSLVSTGCTSGLDSVGHAVELIREGSTDVMVTGATEAPISPITLACFDAIKATTSRNDEPQTASRPFDRTRNGFVLGEGSAVLVVEELQHARRRGAHVYAEIAGFASRSNAYHMTGLRSDGREMAEAITAALDEARLAPGDVDYINAHGSGTKQNDRHETTAFKRGLGSRAYEVPISSIKSMIGHSLGAIGALEVAASALAIEHGTVPPTANLHEPDPACDLDYTPLVAREQVTDTVLTVGSGFGGFQSAMILTRPHLGVSV